In Zingiber officinale cultivar Zhangliang chromosome 3B, Zo_v1.1, whole genome shotgun sequence, a single window of DNA contains:
- the LOC121967366 gene encoding uncharacterized protein LOC121967366 isoform X2, with product MSKMGADKQLDQNEENGMPSSQQEEQAIKKKYGGMIPKKPPLISKDHERAYFDSADWALGKGGHAQKPKGPLEALRPKLQPTPQQQVRSRRSAYASADNEDGGNGASEEMNGDNNSD from the exons ATGTCGAAGATGGGTGCTGACAAACAGTTGGATCAAAATGAGGAAAATGGCATGCCGTCATCCCAACAAGAG GAACAAGCAATAAAGAAGAAATATGGAGGAATGATACCCAAAAAACCACCATTGATATCCAAG GATCATGAACGTGCATACTTTGATTCTGCGGATTGGGCTTTAGGGAAG GGAGGGCATGCTCAGAAACCTAAAGGACCTCTAGAGGCTCTTCGCCCAAAGCTACAG CCCACACCACAGCAGCAAGTTCGTTCCCGTCGGTCAGCGTATGCATCTGCTGATAATGAAG ATGGTGGAAATGGTGCTTCTGAAGAAATGAACGGCGATAACAACAGCGATTAG
- the LOC121967366 gene encoding uncharacterized protein LOC121967366 isoform X1, giving the protein MSKMGADKQLDQNEENGMPSSQQEEQAIKKKYGGMIPKKPPLISKDHERAYFDSADWALGKQGGHAQKPKGPLEALRPKLQPTPQQQVRSRRSAYASADNEDGGNGASEEMNGDNNSD; this is encoded by the exons ATGTCGAAGATGGGTGCTGACAAACAGTTGGATCAAAATGAGGAAAATGGCATGCCGTCATCCCAACAAGAG GAACAAGCAATAAAGAAGAAATATGGAGGAATGATACCCAAAAAACCACCATTGATATCCAAG GATCATGAACGTGCATACTTTGATTCTGCGGATTGGGCTTTAGGGAAG CAGGGAGGGCATGCTCAGAAACCTAAAGGACCTCTAGAGGCTCTTCGCCCAAAGCTACAG CCCACACCACAGCAGCAAGTTCGTTCCCGTCGGTCAGCGTATGCATCTGCTGATAATGAAG ATGGTGGAAATGGTGCTTCTGAAGAAATGAACGGCGATAACAACAGCGATTAG
- the LOC121967365 gene encoding cold-regulated 413 inner membrane protein 1, chloroplastic-like, with protein sequence MPTGVLLSLPSPFLASPAARSSLQCRPPPLAPVARGGPVTTPALRLLGPALPITGMPSMVKKANKRLGGVTCYAAPLSPHTVQWVSAVSIAVLMFAKGTAIHKSFLLPLFALQAPSSVISWIKGDYGTWVAFLAFLVRLFYYIPGQLELPFFTMLLVIVAPHQAMNLRDTQSGSIVSLAIAAYLAFQHFSKVGSVRSALDKSSIVATSAIIFITIIPCLFLL encoded by the exons ATGCCCACCGGTGTCCTCTTATCCCTCCCCTCGCCGTTCCTCGCCTCTCCGGCCGCCCGCTCGAGTCTCCAATGCCGCCCTCCCCCTCTCGCCCCCGTCGCCCGCGGCGGTCCAGTCACCACCCCTGCCCTTAG GCTGCTTGGCCCTGCTCTACCCATCACGGGCATGCCGTCGATGGTTAAGAAGGCAAACAAAAGGCTTGGTGGAGTGACATGCTATGCTGCGCCGCTTAGTCCGCATACGGTTCAATGGGTTTCTGCTGTCTCCATCGC GGTACTAATGTTCGCCAAAGGCACAGCAATCCATAAATCCTTTCTTCTCCCGCTTTTCGCTTTGCAAGCACCTTCAAGTGTCATTTCATGGATCAA GGGTGACTATGGCACATGGGTTGCATTTTTGGCATTTCTAGTCCGTCTTTTCTACTACATTCCAG GCCAACTTGAGTTGCCTTTCTTTACAATGTTGCTTGTCATCGTGGCTCCTCATCAGGCCATGAACTTAAG AGATACTCAATCTGGTTCAATCGTGTCCTTGGCAATAGCAGCCTATCTAGCCTTTCAGCACTTCTCCAAGGTTGGAAGCGTGAGAAGTGCTTTAGACAAAAGCTCCATCGTAGCAACGTCAGCCATCATCTTCATCACCATCATCCCTTGCTTGTTCCTGCTCTGA